The Sulfolobales archaeon genome has a segment encoding these proteins:
- the spt4 gene encoding transcription elongation factor subunit Spt4 — protein sequence MSKPRGRKKVFKACKSCKALAPLEVQTCPVCGSSDFSEEWSGMIIILDPDRSQIAKALGITKPGRYAVKIGT from the coding sequence ATGAGCAAGCCTAGGGGTAGGAAGAAAGTCTTTAAGGCATGTAAAAGTTGTAAGGCATTAGCACCTCTAGAGGTGCAGACATGCCCGGTATGCGGATCTTCGGATTTTAGTGAGGAGTGGAGTGGGATGATAATCATACTAGATCCAGATAGATCTCAAATAGCAAAGGCCCTAGGCATAACAAAGCCAGGTAGATATGCTGTGAAAATAGGGACGTAG